One window from the genome of Amycolatopsis sp. NBC_01480 encodes:
- a CDS encoding nuclear transport factor 2 family protein: protein MKVTERYRKAAETGDVDLAMTAFADGAVLHSPLTGRVRFTGHEELRPLIEVAYSHLENVRFHTDLGDEQARVVIYTAQIGDEPVEESALLRIEDDLIVEATLYVRPLPGLVTLMAAFGPDIARRNRRPAAARFLSLATKPLRAMVRSGDKHAVPLAAPRR from the coding sequence ATGAAGGTCACCGAGCGCTACCGCAAGGCCGCCGAAACCGGCGACGTGGACCTGGCCATGACCGCCTTCGCCGACGGCGCCGTGCTGCATTCCCCGCTGACCGGCCGAGTCCGCTTCACCGGCCACGAGGAACTGCGGCCGTTGATCGAAGTCGCGTACAGCCACCTGGAAAACGTGCGGTTCCACACCGATCTGGGCGATGAACAGGCCCGGGTGGTCATCTACACCGCCCAGATCGGCGACGAACCGGTGGAGGAATCGGCCTTGCTCCGCATCGAGGACGACCTGATCGTCGAGGCGACCCTGTACGTCCGCCCGTTGCCCGGCCTGGTGACCCTGATGGCCGCCTTCGGCCCCGACATCGCCCGCCGCAACCGACGCCCGGCCGCGGCCCGCTTCCTGTCCCTGGCGACAAAACCGTTGCGTGCCATGGTTCGCTCCGGGGACAAGCACGCCGTGCCGCTGGCCGCACCCCGCCGTTAA
- a CDS encoding MFS transporter → MLIGGALLDHFWWGSVFLVNVPVVAVLILVGLAVLPESRNPRPGRIDLVSVGLSLVGILGVVYTIKEIAYKGLDHWDIYAAAIVGVGCLLTFVLRQPRLREPLMDLKLFGNRAFSATIGVTVLAMFAQLAVSLMAAQYFQLVLGWSPLKSGLAGLPGMGGAMIGGTLGAVLIKSLSRAGTVTLGCAASALGFAPYSRLGVTTGYPYLLVTMAVFGIGLALVLTVATDTVLGVVPKERAGAASAISETATELGGALGIAVLGSVLGSLYRDGLVLPGGLSAAAADSARGTLGGAVQVAAQVPGGQALLASAREAFVGGLQVTMLAAAGLMVVVTVVAWVALKGVPKVLDDHAEVEEPVLV, encoded by the coding sequence GTGCTGATCGGCGGCGCGCTGCTCGACCACTTCTGGTGGGGCTCGGTGTTCCTGGTCAACGTGCCGGTGGTCGCCGTGCTGATCCTGGTCGGACTGGCGGTGCTGCCGGAATCGCGCAACCCACGGCCGGGGCGGATCGACCTGGTCAGCGTCGGGCTGTCGCTCGTCGGGATCCTCGGCGTGGTCTACACGATCAAGGAAATCGCGTACAAGGGCCTGGATCACTGGGACATCTACGCCGCCGCGATCGTCGGCGTCGGCTGCCTCCTGACGTTCGTGCTGCGGCAGCCGCGGCTGCGCGAGCCGCTGATGGACCTGAAGCTGTTCGGCAACCGCGCGTTCTCCGCGACGATCGGGGTGACGGTGCTGGCGATGTTCGCGCAGCTGGCCGTTTCGCTGATGGCCGCGCAGTACTTCCAGCTCGTACTCGGCTGGTCGCCGCTGAAGTCCGGGCTCGCCGGGCTGCCCGGGATGGGCGGCGCGATGATCGGCGGGACGCTCGGCGCGGTGCTGATCAAGTCGCTCAGCCGCGCCGGCACGGTCACCCTCGGCTGTGCCGCCTCCGCGCTCGGCTTCGCGCCGTACAGCCGGCTCGGCGTCACCACCGGCTACCCGTACCTGCTCGTGACCATGGCGGTGTTCGGGATCGGGCTCGCGCTGGTGCTGACCGTCGCCACGGACACCGTGCTCGGCGTGGTGCCGAAAGAGCGGGCCGGCGCGGCTTCGGCGATCTCCGAGACGGCCACGGAACTCGGTGGCGCGCTGGGGATCGCGGTGCTGGGGAGTGTGCTGGGTTCGCTGTACCGGGACGGGCTGGTGCTGCCGGGCGGGCTTTCGGCCGCGGCCGCGGATTCGGCCCGGGGCACCCTCGGCGGCGCGGTCCAGGTCGCGGCCCAGGTCCCCGGCGGACAGGCCTTGCTGGCCAGCGCGCGGGAAGCGTTCGTCGGCGGGCTGCAGGTGACGATGCTGGCGGCCGCCGGCCTGATGGTCGTGGTGACGGTGGTGGCCTGGGTGGCGTTGAAGGGCGTGCCGAAGGTGCTCGACGACCACGCCGAGGTCGAAGAGCCCGTGCTCGTTTAA